CACGGTAGGGGTGAACCCCTACATCTTCCAAATTGCTGTACGGAGTCTGTCAGATCGCGGTAAATGCGGGTTGTCGTCTCCGCCGCTGACGTCTACCGGTTCTGAACTGGCACTTCGTGATTCGACACGCTGAAGTGGTGACGTGGGGCGCAGGGGGATGTACACTCGCACGCCTCTTGCGCCAGGCGAATTCCGATTACGCCGTGGCCGAAATTCGACGTTCGCGGCAGATTGACTTCAACGCCATGGGAACAGCCTGGCGGAAAGGTTTTCATGGCCCGTTGTCCCGGGTGCGGGAATAGTGAGCACAAAACAGGCCGGGCGGCCGGAATTCGCGGCACGGGACACCGGTCGCGAAGCGGTCCGGCCGTCCGGCGGGGTCGCCGGACGGCCGGAGCGGTGACGCTGCGGGGTCAGATGTTGATCCGGCCGGCGCCTGCGCCGCCGGTGACGATGGACTTGACCTGGGACGGGGTGTCGCAGGTGTAGCCGTAGGGGATGCTCGCCACGCTGCCGCCGGTCTGGCCGGCGCCGGAGTTCACCATGTGGTTGTTGCGCGCGACCAGGGTGCCGGGGCCGGAGTCGCCTTCGCCGAGGTGGTAGGGGTCGGGGGTGTTCTCGAAGTAGTTGCACTCGACCAGCACGCCGGCGCCGACGGTGGAGGCGACGCCGTAGCTGCGCACTCCGCCGTAGTAGTTGTTGTAGACGTGGACGGGGTTGCCGAACCGGACGCGGGGGTGGCGCTGGTTGGTGCCGTCGAACCAGTTGTGGTGGTAGGTGACGCGCAGGTGGCCGCGGTCCTCGGCGCCGTTGCCGTCGTCGTGGCCGAGCAGCATGGTCTTGTCGTGGCTGGAGACACGGTTCCAGGAGACGGTGACGTAGTCGCTGCCGCGCTTGATGTCGATCGCGCCGTCGTAGCCGTTGGACAGGCTGTTGTGGTCGATCCACACGCGGGTGGAGTACTGCACGTTGACCGCGTCGTCGTCCCAGTTGCGGAAGGTCAGGTTGCGGATGATGACGTTGGAGGCGTTGCTGACGTTCAGTCCGCAGCCGGCCAGGGTGGCGCCGGAGTTGCCGATGATGGTCTTGTTGGAGCCGACCCGGAGCATGCCGGAGCAGGAGATGGTGCCGGACACGCGGATCACCGCGGCGTTGGTGCCGGCGGCGGCGGTGGTCAGGGCCGAGGAGCTGGTGACGGTGGTGGCCGAGGCGTTGCCGCCGCCGGTGGTGCCGCCGCCTTGCGTGGCCCAGCCGACCAGCCCGCCGGGGTTGCCGGGAGGCGGCCCGCTCGGCGTCGGAGTCGGCGTCGGGGTCGGGGTGCGTGTCGGAGTCGGCGTCGGGGTGCTGCTCGGCGACGGCTGGCCGGTGACCGAGCCGGTGCAGGTCACGCCGTTCAGGGTGAAGGAGGACGGCACGGGGTTGGAACCGGTCCAGCTTCCGTTGAAGCCGATCGTCGTGGAGGCGTTGGTCCCCAGGCTGCCGTTGTAATCGACGTTGGCGGCGGTGACCGTGCTCCCGCTCTGCGAGAAGGTCGCGTTCCAGCCTTGCGTGACGGTCTGCCCCGCGGTGAACGACCACCGGAGCTGCCATGAGCTCAGCGGATCACCGAGGTTGGTGATGGTGACGTTGGCCCCGAACCCCCCGCCCCACTCGGAGGCCACGGAGTACGCGACGCGGCAGCCGGCCGCGGCCGACGCCTGGGCCGTGACGAATCCCGTGACCAGGCAGAGCGCGGCGGTCGCGCCGCCGAGCACCGCCAGGATTCTTCGTGCGGACATACCTGCTCCTTCTCCGGGTCCGCGCCTGGGATGCGGATGATGTTAGCGCTAACAATTCGGTGGGCCCCGAAGCCGTGAGCCGCACCTGACCGGCGGTCCGGGGATACTTTGAGACGAGCATCGGCGTGCCGGGTACGACCGTCAAAGGTCCTGCCAGGCGCGCGCCTCGCGCCGGCGCCTCACCCTTCGTGCCGCCGCGGCGTCCCGGCAGGTCCGCACCCCTGCGACCGGCCTCACCGCGGCGATCCCCGCCGGTGAATCTTTCAGCGCGTGACAGCGCGTGACAGCGCATGACAAGGGGCCCGCACGGCCCGTGCGATCCCTCGCACACCGGCCGCGCGGGCCCCTCGTCCGACCGGCGTGAGCGCTCACGGCCGGTGGGGACACGCTTCCTGGGTCAGGATTCGAAGCCCAGGGGCAGGTACTGGGCGGCGTTGTCCTTGGTGATGGTCTCCGACGCCAGGGTGATCGACTGGGGAACCTGCTGCTCCACCAGGTCGCTCATGCCCTTGCCCTGCGCGATCAGACGAGCCAGCTTGATCGCCGACGACGCCATCGTCGGGCTGTAGGTCACCGTCGCCTTCAGCACACCACTGTCGGCCTGGATGTCCCGCATCGCGTTCGCCGACCCCGCACCACCGACCATGAAGAACTCATCCCGACCGGCCTCCTTGATCGCCGCCAGCACACCGATGCCCTGGTCGTCGTCGTGGTTCCAGATCGCATCGATCTTCTTGTGCGCCTGCAGCAGATTGCTCGCCACCTGCGTCCCCGACTCCACCGTGAACTTCGCGTCCTGCTGCGCGGTCACACTGAACCCGTAGGTCTTCAGCGCATCGGCGAACCCCTTGCTGCGATCCTGCGTCAACGGCAGCGTCGCGATCCCCTGGATCTCCAGGATCACCGGATTCGACACCCCCGCCTGCTTCAGCCGGTCACCGATGAAATGACCCGCCGCCACCCCCATGCCGTAGTTGTCCCCGCCGATCCACGTCCGGTACGACAACTTGTCCGGGAACACCCGGTCCAAATTGATCACCGGGATCCCCGCGTCCGTGGCCCGCCGCGCCACCTGGTTCAACTGCTCACCATCGTTCGGCAGAATCACCAGCGCGTTCACCTTCGCCTGGATCAGCGACTCCACCGCCGAGATCTGCTGGTTGATGTCATTGGTCGGCTCGACCGGCTTGAACTCCACATCGCTGTACTGCTTGGCCTGAGCCTCGGCGTTCTTGGCGATCGCCGCGATCCACCCATGGTCCGCCGCCGGAGCCGAGAACCCGATGACGACCTTCTCACCCGGCTGATCATTGTCGGTACCCGCCGTCGTCGCCTGCGGAGCAGCCGAACTCGGAGCCGCAGCCGGCTCATTGCTGGTGCAGGCGCTCACCAGCGCACCGGCGCCGACGACGGCGCCGCTGATCAGGAAGCCGCGCCGGGCAACGTTCTTTTCCATGATTTGTCTCCTTGGGTACCGCTGATGCGCGCCGGGGTGGCGAAGAAGGATCCCGTCCGCTCGGCCGGACCAGTCGGCACGACCGAGGCGGCACCGAAGTCGGCGTGAACGATGCCGCCACGGCTCTGGCCGGCCGGGCGAACGGGATGTCTGTGGGGGTGGGGACGGGAGTGGACTAGCGGATCGCGATGGTGGTGGGGTTGGACAGCACCCGCTCGGTCACGACGTGCGCGGCGCCGCGGGAGGCCGCGCCGAAGCCGAATTCCGAGATGGCGAAGCGGCAGCGTCCGGCCGCCATCGCGACACTTGACCGTTCCAACTCCTTCTGTGCTACGGGGATGAGCCGGTCGGCGAGCCTGGCGAAGTAGCCGCCGAGCACGATCATCCGTGGGTTGAACAAGTTGACCAGCAGCGCGGCGCCGCGGCCGAGCCACCTGCCCACCTCGATGACGGCCGCGTCGACCCTGAGGTCGCCTTCGGCGCGTCGCTGCTCTATCTCGGCGAGCCGTTCCTCCGGGTCGCGCACGAACCGCTGGTCCGTGCCGTAGGCGTGGTCCGGCGTCGCCATGCGCACGAGCGCCGCCAGTCCCACCTTCGTCTCCCAGCATCCGGTCCTGCCGCAGCCGCACAGCTCTCCCGCCGGGTCGACCACGACGTGGCCGACCTCACCGGCGAACCCGTCGGCGCCGCGGTAGGGCCGGCCGCCGGAGATGATCCCGCAGCCGACGCCGACCTCACCGGTCAGGTAGACCAGGTCGGACACCCCCATCGCGACACCTGAGCTGCACTCGGCCAGCGCGGCGAGATTGGCGTCGTTGTCGATGGTGATGGGCACGTCCGCGGGGACACCGGCGGCCACCAGGCGGTCCGCCACCGGCACCTCGCGCCACCCGAGGTTCGGGGCGAGCGTGACGGTGCAGGTGGAGGCCTCGATGAGGCCGGGTACGGCGACGGTGACGCCGGACAGCGCGACCCCGAGCCGATCGAGGTCGGCGACCGCACGTGAGATGACGGTGGCGAGTTTGTCGAGCGATCGATCGGGGCCGGCCTCCATGGCGTCGAAGCCGATCCTCCGGTCGATGAGCACGCGGCCCGCTAGGTCGGTGGCGAAGGCTGCGATGTAGTCAACGTTCACTTCCATTCCGAGCGCGCCGGTCCGGGAGCCGTCGAGAGCGAGCACAAGGCTCGGACGTCCGACGGAACCCGCGTGCCTCGGCCCGATCTCCTTGAGCAGGCCGCGCGCTTGTAACTCATTCACCAGGCTGGTGATCGTGGTCTTGTTCAGTCCGGTGGCGAGGGCGACCGCGGACCGGGAACTCTGACCGCGCTCGCTGACATGCCGCAGAACGAGCGAAAGATTCGAACGGCGAATCGTGGCCTGGTCAGCGGGGATCCCCCTCGACCTGCCGGTGAATCCCGGCCCGCCGGTGTGGCCGTGATCTTCCCGGCGTTCCACGACCCTCCCTAATTGGTTTGCATGGCTGGCCGAATTAATGACACACATCACCCGCACCAGGCAAGAGAGCCCAGGTGAGCTTCTCTGTAACTTTCGCGTAACGCGAGCGGATTTTCGCGCTGACCTGGGACGATGTCCGCCGATGTCAACTCGTTACCTGATATATGGGTGCAGAACGGACATCTGCGTGTTACAACCCTCATTAATTGATCACAGAGACAAACGGGAGAGGCGGTGACCGCGTGACGCAGGAGCATCAGGCCCGCGCCATCGGCGGCGCCGTCTCGCCGACGAGCAACACCACGATGCGCAAGTCGAACCTGTCGCTCGTGCTGCGCCAGCTGCGCGACCACGCGTCCCGCTCCCGGGCCGACATCGCGGACTCGACCGGCCTGCACCGCGCGACGGTCTCCAATCTGGTGGCCGAGCTCCTCGACCGGCGGCTCGCGCGCGAGGTCGGCATCGAGCACGTCGGCGCGGTCGGCCGGCCACGTCGCGCGGTGGCGTTGCACGGCGCGCACGTCGGCGCGCTCGGCCTGGAGATCAACGTCGGCCACATCTCGGTGTACGGCTGTGACCTCAGCGGCCGGGCCGTTGTGGAACGTAGCATCGGGTTCGACGCCGTCGGCAGCGGTCCGGAACGTTCCCTGCGCCGGCTCGGCATCGTGGCCGGGGAGGCCATCAAGGCGATGCGGCAGGCCGGCGCCGTCCCCGCCGGGATCGGCGTGGCGGTTCCCGCGCTGGTCGACGTGGCACGCGGCGTCGTCGCGCTCGCACCGAACCTCGAGTGGTACGACCTGCCGCTGGCCGACCAGCTCACCGAAGCCCTCGGCCCGCTGAGCCTGCCGGTGACGGTGGACAACGACGCCAACCTCGCGGCCCTGGCCGAGTACACCTCAGGCGTCGCCGCGGGTACGCCGCACATGGTCTACCTCACCGGCGAGGTCGGGGTCGGCGGCGGCATCATCATCGACGGCAGGCTGCTGCGCGGCGCCGACGGCTTCTCCGGCGAGGTCGGCCACCTGCCGGTGGACCCCGCCGGCGAGCGCTGCGGCTGCGGCAGGCGCGGCTGCTGGGAGACCAAGGTGGGGCTGGAGGCGCTGACGCGCGCGGCCCTGCCGGAGGGATCGGGCCCGCATGTGCTCGACCCCGAAGAGCGCGCGGCGCAGATCGCGGCGGGACTCGCCGCGGGTGACCCGCGAACGCACGACGCGGCGGCACAGGTGGGGCGATGGCTCGGGCTCGGCGGCTCGATCGTTGCCAACCTGTTCAACCCGCGAGTGATCGTCGTCGGCGGTTACTTCGCCACCCTGGCGGAGTGGCTGCTGCCGCACGCACAGGCGGAACTGGAACGGCTGGTCGTGGCACGTCAGGCCGGTCCGTGCTGGTTCGCCGCCTCTGATCTCGGCTTCGGCGCCGCATCCCGCGGCGCCGCGAGCATGGTGATCAGCCGTCTCATCGACGACCCGTCCATGATCATGACTCCCTTACCCCGGCCCGCGGCTCCCTGACGGGCCCCCGAAGACCTGGAGACGGTACCCTCCAGCACCCCACCCGTCCACCGCTAGCAGATGGCAACAAGCGCGGCGGCGCGCGCCTTGCCTGACAGTCCCCCCTGGTCAGGAAAGAAGGCTTTCATGTCTCCACGTTCTCGAACGTGGGCCCGGTGGCGCAGTGCGTCCACCATGGTCAGAATGCACCGTTCCAGGCGAGGGACGGCGGCCACGATGGCCCTCGCCATCGTCCTGCCGTTCCTTGCGTTCGCTGCGATCCCGGCAAGTGCCGCGAGCGCCGCGGCCGCCGCGGACCCGGCGTTCAAGGTCCTTGTGTTCTCCAAGACCACCGGCTTCCGGCACGACTCGATCCCTGAGGGGATCGCGGCCGTGCAGAAGCTCGGCCAGGAGAACAACTTCGCGGTCGACACGACCGAGGACAGCGCGGCGTTCACCGACGAGAACCTGGCGCAGTACCAGGCCGTCATCTTCATGTCGACGACCGGCGACCCGGTGAGCACGCAGGCTCAGAAGGACGCCTTCCAGCGCTACATCCGTGCCGGTGGCGGCTACGCCGGCGTCCACGCCGCGTCCGACAGCGGCTACGACTGGGCCTGGTACGGCCAGCTCGTCGGCGCGTACTTCAAGTCGCACCCGGCGATCCAGCAGGCCACGATCAAGGTCGAGGACCCGGCGCACCCCTCGACGAAGGGTCTGCCGACGTCCTGGGTCCGTACCGACGAGTGGTACGACTACCGGTCCAACCCCCGCGGCACCGTGCACGTGCTGGCCTCGATGGACGAGAAGTCCTACACCGGCGCCACCATGGGCATCGACCACCCGACGGTGTGGTGCCAGGACTTCGACGGCGGCCGCTCGTGGTACACCGGCCTCGGCCACAGCAAGTCGAGCTTCGCCGAGCCGCAGTTCCTGAGCATGCTCCTCGGCGGCATCCAGACCGCCGCCGGCGCCGTGAAGGCCGACTGCTCGGCCTCGCAGAGCCAGAGCTACGAGAAGGTCACCCTCGACGACAACACGTCGAACCCGATGATGC
The window above is part of the Sphaerisporangium rubeum genome. Proteins encoded here:
- a CDS encoding ROK family protein, translated to MNELQARGLLKEIGPRHAGSVGRPSLVLALDGSRTGALGMEVNVDYIAAFATDLAGRVLIDRRIGFDAMEAGPDRSLDKLATVISRAVADLDRLGVALSGVTVAVPGLIEASTCTVTLAPNLGWREVPVADRLVAAGVPADVPITIDNDANLAALAECSSGVAMGVSDLVYLTGEVGVGCGIISGGRPYRGADGFAGEVGHVVVDPAGELCGCGRTGCWETKVGLAALVRMATPDHAYGTDQRFVRDPEERLAEIEQRRAEGDLRVDAAVIEVGRWLGRGAALLVNLFNPRMIVLGGYFARLADRLIPVAQKELERSSVAMAAGRCRFAISEFGFGAASRGAAHVVTERVLSNPTTIAIR
- a CDS encoding cellulose binding domain-containing protein; translation: MSARRILAVLGGATAALCLVTGFVTAQASAAAGCRVAYSVASEWGGGFGANVTITNLGDPLSSWQLRWSFTAGQTVTQGWNATFSQSGSTVTAANVDYNGSLGTNASTTIGFNGSWTGSNPVPSSFTLNGVTCTGSVTGQPSPSSTPTPTPTRTPTPTPTPTPSGPPPGNPGGLVGWATQGGGTTGGGNASATTVTSSSALTTAAAGTNAAVIRVSGTISCSGMLRVGSNKTIIGNSGATLAGCGLNVSNASNVIIRNLTFRNWDDDAVNVQYSTRVWIDHNSLSNGYDGAIDIKRGSDYVTVSWNRVSSHDKTMLLGHDDGNGAEDRGHLRVTYHHNWFDGTNQRHPRVRFGNPVHVYNNYYGGVRSYGVASTVGAGVLVECNYFENTPDPYHLGEGDSGPGTLVARNNHMVNSGAGQTGGSVASIPYGYTCDTPSQVKSIVTGGAGAGRINI
- a CDS encoding ABC transporter substrate-binding protein codes for the protein MEKNVARRGFLISGAVVGAGALVSACTSNEPAAAPSSAAPQATTAGTDNDQPGEKVVIGFSAPAADHGWIAAIAKNAEAQAKQYSDVEFKPVEPTNDINQQISAVESLIQAKVNALVILPNDGEQLNQVARRATDAGIPVINLDRVFPDKLSYRTWIGGDNYGMGVAAGHFIGDRLKQAGVSNPVILEIQGIATLPLTQDRSKGFADALKTYGFSVTAQQDAKFTVESGTQVASNLLQAHKKIDAIWNHDDDQGIGVLAAIKEAGRDEFFMVGGAGSANAMRDIQADSGVLKATVTYSPTMASSAIKLARLIAQGKGMSDLVEQQVPQSITLASETITKDNAAQYLPLGFES
- a CDS encoding ROK family protein, translated to MTQEHQARAIGGAVSPTSNTTMRKSNLSLVLRQLRDHASRSRADIADSTGLHRATVSNLVAELLDRRLAREVGIEHVGAVGRPRRAVALHGAHVGALGLEINVGHISVYGCDLSGRAVVERSIGFDAVGSGPERSLRRLGIVAGEAIKAMRQAGAVPAGIGVAVPALVDVARGVVALAPNLEWYDLPLADQLTEALGPLSLPVTVDNDANLAALAEYTSGVAAGTPHMVYLTGEVGVGGGIIIDGRLLRGADGFSGEVGHLPVDPAGERCGCGRRGCWETKVGLEALTRAALPEGSGPHVLDPEERAAQIAAGLAAGDPRTHDAAAQVGRWLGLGGSIVANLFNPRVIVVGGYFATLAEWLLPHAQAELERLVVARQAGPCWFAASDLGFGAASRGAASMVISRLIDDPSMIMTPLPRPAAP